A window of the Haloquadratum walsbyi C23 genome harbors these coding sequences:
- a CDS encoding VOC family protein: MSDATILHTCLNVADAAESIAFYEQFGFEKSWQFTSEDGETTNYYVVDTNGVELQLSETTGETTFEMGTGWDHLALGVDDVDETIKQVDHYGIVAEPGPQPAAGAYTAFIEDPDGHAVELIEPVSE; the protein is encoded by the coding sequence ATGTCTGATGCAACAATCTTGCACACTTGTCTGAACGTTGCCGATGCGGCAGAGTCAATCGCATTCTATGAGCAATTTGGATTTGAGAAGTCCTGGCAGTTCACGAGTGAGGACGGAGAGACAACAAACTACTATGTTGTTGATACCAACGGCGTTGAATTACAACTTTCAGAGACAACAGGTGAAACAACATTTGAAATGGGTACCGGTTGGGATCATTTGGCGCTTGGCGTTGATGATGTTGATGAAACGATCAAACAAGTTGATCACTACGGTATCGTCGCTGAACCTGGTCCACAACCCGCAGCGGGCGCATACACTGCGTTCATCGAGGATCCAGATGGTCACGCTGTCGAACTGATTGAACCGGTATCGGAATAG
- the proS gene encoding proline--tRNA ligase: MSEDQDLGITQSKIHNTGEWYAEVVQKAELANYGPEGMSGFIVTRPRAYELWERVQSYLDTRFKQTGVQNAYFPLFIPEGYLEREKEIVEGFDPEVAWVEQAGRNELEERLAVRPTSESIIAPYLSRWIRSYRDLPLRVNQWTSVVRWEATETKPFFRTKEFLWQEGHTAHATRADAWAETMCRLNQYESTYEDLLAIPVLRGAKPEHDKFPGADTTTTVEALMPDGKSVQGATSHYLGTEFADAFDITYTDTDETSRVAHTTSWGLSWRALGALIMTHSDDQGLVLPPTVAPEQVVIVPIWQTETKERVLEYAEDVANNLDDAGIRVELDDRDDQNPGFKFNEWELKGVPLRAEIGPDEATEGTVTLIHRPDGESITAERSEIVETVQEQFDAVYAKLYAAAEETLNSNIRIAKTRSELLGTIGQHGGYVKTPWCGDEGCETAIKDEIAAEIVMVPISSDEADEQDTTDENMDVNNDTTVESNEKSLDLTDSTCVVCDNPAFKTAYFAKSY, encoded by the coding sequence ATGAGTGAAGATCAAGACCTCGGGATTACACAATCAAAGATACATAATACCGGTGAGTGGTATGCTGAGGTCGTTCAAAAAGCTGAATTAGCTAACTATGGTCCAGAGGGCATGAGTGGGTTCATCGTCACCCGCCCACGGGCATATGAACTCTGGGAACGTGTGCAAAGTTATCTTGATACTCGGTTCAAACAAACGGGTGTTCAGAATGCATACTTCCCATTGTTTATACCTGAAGGATATCTCGAGCGTGAAAAAGAGATTGTCGAAGGGTTTGATCCTGAAGTAGCGTGGGTTGAGCAAGCTGGTCGAAACGAACTTGAAGAGCGGCTTGCGGTCCGCCCAACATCAGAGTCAATCATTGCACCGTATCTCTCACGGTGGATTCGAAGTTATCGAGATTTACCGCTGCGAGTGAATCAATGGACCTCAGTCGTCCGGTGGGAAGCAACAGAAACAAAGCCATTTTTCAGAACAAAAGAGTTCCTCTGGCAAGAAGGTCATACGGCGCATGCAACACGGGCGGATGCGTGGGCGGAGACTATGTGTCGTCTGAATCAATATGAGTCAACATATGAGGACCTACTTGCGATTCCTGTGCTTCGGGGTGCAAAACCGGAACATGATAAGTTCCCAGGTGCGGACACAACAACAACTGTCGAGGCATTGATGCCGGATGGTAAGTCGGTGCAAGGTGCAACATCTCATTACCTTGGCACCGAATTTGCGGATGCCTTTGACATTACATATACTGATACAGACGAAACATCACGGGTTGCACACACAACATCATGGGGGCTCTCATGGCGAGCACTCGGAGCACTCATTATGACGCATTCGGATGATCAAGGACTTGTACTTCCGCCAACAGTTGCGCCAGAACAAGTCGTCATTGTTCCGATTTGGCAGACAGAAACAAAAGAGAGAGTACTCGAATATGCTGAAGATGTTGCAAATAATCTCGATGATGCTGGAATTCGTGTCGAACTTGATGACCGTGATGACCAGAATCCTGGATTCAAATTTAATGAATGGGAGCTAAAAGGAGTCCCGCTACGGGCTGAAATAGGACCAGATGAAGCAACGGAGGGGACGGTCACATTAATACATCGACCTGATGGGGAGTCAATAACAGCTGAACGATCAGAAATTGTCGAGACAGTTCAAGAACAGTTTGATGCTGTATACGCGAAGTTGTATGCCGCTGCAGAAGAAACACTTAATTCAAATATCCGGATAGCCAAAACTCGTTCTGAACTTTTAGGAACAATTGGTCAGCATGGTGGATATGTTAAAACTCCATGGTGCGGTGATGAGGGCTGTGAGACAGCAATCAAGGATGAAATCGCAGCTGAAATTGTGATGGTACCCATATCGAGTGATGAAGCTGATGAGCAAGATACCACGGATGAAAACATGGATGTGAACAATGATACGACAGTGGAATCTAATGAGAAATCACTTGATCTGACAGATTCGACGTGTGTGGTCTGTGATAATCCAGCTTTTAAAACTGCTTATTTTGCCAAATCGTATTAA
- a CDS encoding beta-CASP ribonuclease aCPSF1, with translation MSSVDTQLEELKSEIMAELPSDISVSDVTYEGPELVVYTRDPKRFAKNGDLVRDLAGKLRKRITIRPDPEALASPARAQDQIHDVIPDEAGVTDLDFHHDTGEVVIEAEKPGIVIGRGGETLREITQQVGWTPEVVRTPPIESSTVSNVRNFLKQERDERRDILERVGRQIHREELSDDEWVRISTLGCCREVGRASFVLSTPETRILIDCGDKPGSDDVPYLQAPEALGSGASSVDAVVLTHAHLDHSALLPLLFKYGYDGPIYTTEPTRDLMGLLQLDYLDVAAKEGRTPPYDSSMVRETIKHTIPLEYGDVTDIAPDVKLTFHNAGHILGSAVTHFHIGDGLYNVAFSGDIHYEDTRLFNGAVNDFPRVETLILESTYGGRDDYQTDQEDSERELIEVINETYDRGGKVVIPAFAVGRSQEIMLVLEEAMRTGEIPQMPVHLDGMIWEATAIHTTYPEYLRDNLRDRIFHDDENPFLAEEFNHIDAGEEERQAVSDGEPCIVLSTSGMITGGPIMSWLQHIGTDPDSRLVFVGYQAQGTLGRRIQDGWDEIPINGDQLGRSETLTLEMDVTTVSGFSGHADRQGLENFVKTMNPRPEKILCVHGDEQSVQDLSSGLYHDYNLRTFAPKNLETFRFL, from the coding sequence ATGAGCTCAGTAGATACGCAACTTGAGGAACTGAAATCAGAGATAATGGCTGAACTGCCGTCTGATATCTCTGTTTCGGACGTAACGTACGAGGGACCAGAACTTGTTGTCTATACGCGTGATCCTAAACGATTCGCAAAGAATGGGGACCTCGTTCGCGACCTTGCAGGAAAGCTCCGCAAACGAATCACTATTCGACCGGATCCAGAGGCGCTTGCGTCACCAGCGCGAGCGCAAGATCAGATTCATGACGTGATTCCGGATGAGGCTGGGGTGACCGACCTTGATTTTCATCATGATACCGGCGAGGTTGTAATTGAAGCAGAAAAACCTGGTATAGTAATCGGACGTGGTGGTGAAACACTTCGAGAGATCACACAGCAAGTCGGGTGGACACCCGAGGTTGTTCGTACACCACCGATTGAATCATCCACCGTCTCGAACGTTCGTAATTTCTTAAAACAAGAGCGTGATGAGCGTCGAGATATTCTTGAGCGTGTTGGTCGACAAATTCACCGTGAGGAACTCTCAGATGATGAATGGGTTCGCATCAGCACACTTGGATGCTGTCGTGAGGTGGGTCGTGCTTCATTTGTTCTTTCAACGCCAGAAACACGCATTCTTATTGACTGCGGGGATAAACCGGGGTCTGATGATGTTCCATATTTGCAGGCTCCAGAGGCGCTTGGATCCGGTGCAAGTTCAGTTGATGCGGTTGTACTCACACATGCACATCTTGACCACTCAGCGCTCCTTCCACTATTATTCAAATATGGATATGACGGACCGATCTATACGACAGAACCAACCCGTGACCTGATGGGGCTTCTCCAATTGGACTATCTTGATGTTGCGGCAAAAGAAGGACGCACACCACCATATGACTCTTCGATGGTTCGTGAGACAATCAAACACACCATTCCGTTGGAGTATGGCGATGTAACCGATATTGCCCCAGACGTCAAATTAACATTCCACAACGCGGGTCACATTCTCGGGTCAGCAGTAACCCACTTCCATATTGGCGATGGATTATACAACGTTGCATTCTCTGGTGATATTCACTACGAAGATACTCGATTATTCAATGGGGCAGTTAATGACTTCCCGCGTGTTGAAACACTTATCCTCGAATCAACATACGGCGGTCGCGATGATTATCAGACAGATCAAGAAGACTCAGAACGCGAGCTTATAGAGGTGATCAATGAAACATATGACCGTGGTGGGAAAGTCGTCATCCCTGCTTTTGCCGTTGGGCGGTCACAAGAGATTATGCTCGTCTTAGAAGAGGCGATGCGAACTGGTGAGATTCCACAAATGCCAGTCCATCTTGATGGCATGATATGGGAAGCAACTGCAATACACACGACCTACCCCGAATATCTTCGTGATAACCTCCGTGATCGAATCTTCCACGATGATGAAAATCCATTTCTTGCCGAGGAATTTAATCACATTGATGCCGGTGAAGAGGAACGGCAAGCCGTCTCCGATGGTGAACCATGCATTGTGCTTTCAACCTCGGGGATGATCACTGGCGGACCCATTATGTCTTGGCTCCAACACATTGGCACTGATCCGGATTCACGTCTTGTCTTTGTTGGATATCAAGCGCAGGGAACGCTTGGTCGACGTATCCAGGATGGATGGGACGAAATCCCAATTAACGGCGATCAACTTGGTCGATCAGAGACGCTCACCCTTGAGATGGATGTTACGACTGTGAGTGGCTTCTCGGGGCACGCCGATCGCCAAGGGCTTGAGAACTTCGTCAAGACAATGAATCCCCGTCCTGAGAAAATCCTCTGCGTGCACGGCGATGAGCAGTCGGTACAAGACCTTTCATCTGGGTTGTATCATGACTATAATCTACGCACGTTTGCCCCGAAGAATCTCGAAACGTTCCGATTCCTCTAG
- a CDS encoding zinc ribbon domain-containing protein, protein MRSFTDADWRSIWEFRKLKQFIEHKPEKHGVFVDTVNPKNMSKRCTECGCVHEDNRHRDEFECQRCGKQNYADYSVVSGLRPAWLCDGEEHSRVVSPAGPSVVSEEEYQSICSELRIKDTDLGHTALTHHTVVT, encoded by the coding sequence TTGAGGTCGTTTACCGATGCTGACTGGCGCTCAATATGGGAATTCCGTAAGCTCAAACAGTTCATCGAGCACAAGCCAGAAAAACACGGTGTGTTCGTGGATACGGTGAATCCAAAGAATATGAGCAAGCGGTGCACTGAGTGCGGATGCGTTCATGAGGATAACCGTCACCGAGACGAATTCGAGTGCCAGCGGTGTGGAAAGCAAAACTACGCCGACTACAGCGTTGTCTCCGGACTACGTCCGGCGTGGCTTTGCGACGGCGAAGAACATAGCAGGGTTGTATCTCCTGCGGGACCATCAGTCGTCTCGGAGGAGGAGTATCAATCAATATGCTCTGAACTCAGGATTAAGGACACCGATTTAGGGCATACAGCCCTCACCCATCATACTGTTGTGACTTAG
- a CDS encoding fumarylacetoacetate hydrolase family protein yields MKHARLQTPAGIVSGRYHNDTVNAPDGTYTVGRDGQLAVPCIPSALYCVGRNFTATLDQMDYDRPSVPDFFIKPPAALIGPAQPIRYPKWSDKLTYAGELAAVIDTRCRDIEQSSVPNIIRGYTILNDIDALDQEGRTARKAFDTSAPLGPWIETDADPYDMSMETIINGETRQSATTKQMIFDPYEIVSFLSRRFTLQPGDVISFGSPANPGTIEPGDNITITYDGVGTLENHVIEPADVS; encoded by the coding sequence ATGAAGCATGCTCGTTTACAAACCCCAGCGGGCATTGTCAGTGGTCGTTATCATAACGATACTGTGAATGCTCCTGATGGGACATATACTGTCGGTCGTGATGGTCAATTAGCGGTTCCATGTATACCATCCGCATTGTATTGCGTTGGTCGAAATTTCACTGCGACACTTGATCAAATGGATTATGACCGTCCTTCAGTCCCAGACTTTTTTATTAAGCCACCTGCTGCGCTCATCGGTCCAGCACAGCCGATTCGATATCCAAAATGGAGTGATAAGTTAACTTACGCTGGTGAACTTGCAGCTGTTATTGATACCCGATGTCGTGACATCGAACAATCATCCGTCCCAAATATCATTCGTGGCTATACAATCTTGAATGATATCGATGCGCTTGATCAGGAAGGTCGAACAGCGCGAAAAGCATTCGATACATCCGCCCCACTCGGACCGTGGATTGAAACTGATGCTGACCCCTACGACATGTCAATGGAGACAATAATTAATGGGGAAACAAGGCAATCAGCGACAACAAAGCAGATGATATTTGATCCATATGAAATCGTCTCATTTCTCTCCCGACGCTTCACACTTCAACCGGGGGATGTCATCTCCTTTGGAAGTCCAGCAAATCCAGGCACGATTGAGCCAGGTGATAATATCACAATTACATATGATGGTGTCGGAACACTGGAAAATCATGTGATTGAGCCAGCGGATGTTTCTTAA
- the aceB gene encoding malate synthase AceB: MSVERHYDREFVRTFFTSPTAVEGEDDSAKMIQSAAQLRGLKAPDVWVPDNEDATAPSMRDEGVENIISVVAEHGAEFPGEIHPRMVWHRERPTTRYQGFQHMLQIANPDNGAVEHIDGFVIPEVGDIDDWKKADEFFTIVENEYGLEEGSLSMSVIVESGEAELALGDLRAEMGKPSNNLERLFLLVDGEVDYSKDMRGMTPTGELPSWPELRHNTSRGASAAGLIAVDGPFDDIRDIEGYRERMIDNRAKGMIGIWSLTPSQVVEANTEPLPPQTGSWLLTAGDTDIELEQTNGKHIYDGDSVSLSVEDDDTHHLVVGSDEHTLDRDELRSELLKMTAYVPSMDDIVDSMEEFEAAKEAGKGAIAMTQSATLVIDGVEIDIETDRMWDEATYQAAMTPIALFQDVYEHRTDQHDELEDRYGADVVNRATQVGN, from the coding sequence ATGAGTGTTGAACGACACTACGATCGTGAGTTTGTTCGGACATTCTTTACATCTCCAACAGCTGTTGAAGGCGAAGATGACTCCGCAAAGATGATTCAAAGTGCAGCACAGCTTCGAGGGCTGAAAGCACCTGATGTCTGGGTGCCAGATAATGAAGACGCGACTGCTCCCTCAATGCGCGATGAAGGGGTTGAAAATATCATTTCAGTCGTTGCTGAGCACGGCGCGGAGTTCCCTGGTGAGATTCACCCTCGAATGGTCTGGCATCGTGAACGACCAACAACTCGATATCAGGGATTCCAGCATATGCTACAGATTGCCAATCCCGATAATGGAGCGGTCGAACATATTGATGGATTTGTGATTCCGGAAGTCGGCGATATTGATGATTGGAAAAAAGCCGATGAGTTCTTTACGATTGTCGAAAATGAATATGGGCTTGAAGAAGGGAGCCTTTCAATGTCAGTGATTGTTGAGAGCGGTGAAGCTGAGTTAGCACTTGGAGACCTCCGTGCAGAGATGGGGAAGCCATCAAACAATCTTGAGCGGCTTTTCTTATTAGTCGACGGAGAAGTTGATTACAGCAAAGACATGCGCGGAATGACACCAACCGGCGAACTTCCATCATGGCCAGAACTGAGACACAACACCTCTCGTGGCGCAAGCGCTGCTGGGCTTATTGCTGTTGATGGTCCATTTGATGATATCCGCGATATCGAGGGGTATCGTGAACGAATGATAGATAATCGTGCAAAAGGAATGATTGGTATCTGGTCACTCACACCGAGCCAGGTCGTTGAGGCAAACACTGAGCCTCTTCCGCCACAAACCGGTTCGTGGCTTCTTACTGCTGGTGATACTGATATAGAGCTCGAGCAGACGAACGGCAAACACATCTATGATGGTGACAGCGTTAGTCTCTCTGTCGAAGATGATGACACACACCATCTTGTCGTCGGGAGCGATGAGCACACCCTGGACCGGGATGAACTTCGATCAGAGCTGCTTAAAATGACAGCATATGTCCCGAGTATGGACGATATTGTTGATTCAATGGAAGAATTTGAGGCCGCAAAAGAGGCTGGAAAGGGCGCAATTGCAATGACGCAATCTGCGACACTCGTGATTGACGGTGTTGAAATCGATATCGAGACTGATCGAATGTGGGATGAGGCAACATATCAAGCGGCAATGACACCTATTGCACTCTTCCAAGACGTCTATGAACACCGTACTGACCAACATGATGAACTTGAGGATCGATACGGTGCCGATGTTGTCAACCGAGCGACACAAGTTGGAAATTAA
- the gltB gene encoding glutamate synthase large subunit encodes MTKPDSHTTEHTDGLADPSDSRSNCGVGAVVDLDGGQSHQTVSNGIELLENLEHRGTTGAEPDTGDGAGIVVQRPDSFFDAVVECDLPEEYAVGSIFMPQDDAAREGLMSIFERVLAEHDLSVINWRDVPTDNTNLGETALESEPDVWQAFIVPESTHNVEAGEIDEKEFDQSLYVARRAVETEVDELDSTGAARFYICSLSRQTIVYKGLLKGTQLADYYQDLADERFKTTLTLVHARFSTNTLGAWHLAHPYRHIIHNGEINTIQGNINWMRSRETDLSHPTFDDDLDTIKPVINDPNQSDTASVDNAVELLLQGGRELPHVLRMLIPEAYRGDEQMDEDRRAWYDYHASLVEPWDGPALVAATDGDRIAAVLDRNGLRPCRYDVTTDNTLIMASESGALDTEPSNISERGRLQPGQLFVADPEEGRVIPDSEVFDSLTDEKYAEWLETEQRHLSELTDGSLYESQADFDHLRAAQAAFGYTHDQINHLIEPMAEKGKDPVGSMGDDTPLSVLSDFNRPLFTYFKQLFAQVTNPPLDYIREELVTSLESRVGAQRNLLDETKTHARQLILDSPVLTDEQTSGIKSLGDDTEDAMSTAVVDITYEREKTLEEAIEQIRKNATTEIKNGADVVVLSDKKLGSDRIAIPSLLATGAVHHSLVRSGLRNRAGIIVESGDPREVHHIATLVGYGADGINPYLAYQTIADVVAGPDGADESDAVAAYIDALEDGLLKTMAKMGISTVESYQGAQIFEAVGLDSDFVGEYFEGTEIRTEGIGIDVIEEDALTRHAVAYGTDPELERQGEFEHRSDGIHHQWNPQTVGTLQQAVRSGDYEKYGEFAELINDQSEELQTLRGLLSFDSNRESIPVESVEPVEDIVTRFSTAAMSLGSLSPEAHENNSIAMNRLGAKSNTGEGGEPPERFGTEKECAVKQVASGRFGVTSEYLTNAEEIQIKMAQGSKPGEGGHLPGKKVNEMIAHVRFSTPGVGLISPPPLHDIYSIEDLKQLIHDLKAANPDADINVKLVSEAGIGTIAAGVAKANADVVHISGHDGGTGASPKTSIKNAGLPWELGLAETNQMLRATDLRSRIRVTVDGGMKTGRDVAIAALLGGEEYVFGTASLVTSGCVMARQCHENTCPVGVATQREKLRNRFPGQPDHVINYMTFIAQELREIMAELGFQSLDEMIGRPSLLTQRETDHEKARHLDLSDVIAEPAGDTRHQTEGQTHSAIETQLDHELIESAEAALTDGEPVAITESISNVDRAVGAMLSNRISSEHGGAGLPNDTIHCSFDGVAGQSFGAFLASGVTMHLTGAANDYVGKGLSGGRIIVETPETANYEASENVLIGNVALYGATQGELYVNGVAGERFAVRNSGVKTVVEGVGDHGCEYMTGGIVAVLGETGRNFAAGMSGGIAYAYDPEDTFSESANTEMVSLASRLEDSDKAMLRRLIENHEEYTSSDQAEWMLEQWTDVVNDFVKIMPDAYAEVIEERARDDVRNELPPAAAASASITDNDAIAQTSDD; translated from the coding sequence ATGACCAAGCCAGATAGCCACACGACTGAACATACTGATGGATTGGCTGATCCATCAGATAGTCGGTCGAACTGCGGTGTCGGCGCTGTTGTCGATCTTGATGGTGGGCAGTCACACCAAACTGTATCTAATGGGATTGAACTTCTTGAGAATCTTGAACATCGAGGAACGACCGGCGCTGAACCTGACACAGGAGATGGCGCTGGAATCGTTGTTCAGCGACCTGACTCATTTTTTGATGCTGTTGTTGAGTGTGACCTTCCTGAGGAGTACGCCGTCGGCTCGATTTTCATGCCACAAGACGACGCTGCCCGAGAAGGACTGATGTCAATCTTCGAGCGGGTGCTTGCTGAACACGATCTATCTGTGATTAATTGGCGAGATGTTCCAACAGATAACACCAACCTTGGTGAAACAGCACTTGAATCTGAACCTGATGTTTGGCAGGCATTCATTGTACCCGAATCCACACACAATGTTGAGGCAGGTGAAATTGATGAGAAAGAATTTGATCAGTCTCTGTATGTTGCCCGGCGAGCGGTTGAGACCGAAGTTGATGAGCTTGACTCAACCGGCGCCGCACGATTCTATATCTGTTCGCTCTCTCGGCAGACAATAGTATATAAGGGATTATTAAAGGGTACGCAACTTGCAGATTATTATCAAGACCTTGCAGATGAACGGTTCAAAACGACGCTGACGCTCGTCCACGCACGGTTTTCAACAAACACACTTGGTGCATGGCATCTTGCGCATCCATATCGGCATATCATCCACAATGGTGAGATCAACACAATCCAAGGTAATATCAATTGGATGCGAAGTCGTGAAACGGACCTTTCACACCCAACATTTGATGATGATCTGGATACAATAAAACCGGTCATTAACGATCCAAATCAATCGGATACAGCATCTGTTGATAATGCTGTTGAGTTACTTTTACAGGGTGGTCGTGAGTTGCCGCATGTTCTTCGGATGCTCATTCCTGAAGCATATCGTGGCGATGAGCAAATGGACGAAGACCGCCGTGCATGGTATGATTATCACGCATCGCTGGTTGAACCATGGGATGGACCAGCACTGGTTGCAGCAACAGATGGTGACCGAATCGCTGCAGTTCTTGATCGAAATGGACTTCGTCCATGTCGATATGATGTCACAACGGACAACACGCTTATCATGGCAAGTGAATCCGGTGCACTCGATACCGAGCCGAGCAATATCAGCGAACGCGGGCGACTACAGCCTGGACAGTTATTCGTTGCAGACCCAGAGGAAGGACGTGTTATCCCAGATTCTGAGGTGTTCGATTCACTGACTGATGAGAAGTACGCTGAATGGCTCGAAACGGAACAGCGACATCTCTCAGAATTAACAGATGGCTCTCTATACGAATCCCAGGCAGATTTCGACCATCTTCGTGCAGCACAAGCAGCATTTGGATACACTCACGATCAAATTAATCATTTGATTGAACCAATGGCTGAAAAGGGTAAAGATCCAGTCGGATCGATGGGTGATGATACCCCGCTATCGGTTCTTTCAGATTTTAACCGACCACTCTTTACCTATTTCAAGCAATTATTTGCACAAGTTACGAACCCACCGCTTGATTACATTCGTGAAGAACTGGTCACATCACTCGAATCGCGTGTTGGGGCACAACGGAACCTTCTCGATGAGACGAAAACTCATGCTCGTCAACTCATCTTAGACTCACCTGTATTGACCGATGAGCAGACGTCAGGAATCAAATCATTGGGTGATGATACAGAAGATGCGATGTCAACAGCAGTCGTTGACATCACATATGAGCGTGAGAAAACACTCGAAGAAGCAATCGAGCAGATTCGTAAGAATGCGACAACCGAAATCAAAAACGGTGCTGATGTTGTTGTACTCTCAGATAAGAAACTGGGCTCTGATCGTATAGCAATCCCAAGCCTCCTTGCAACAGGTGCTGTACATCATAGTCTTGTTCGCTCTGGACTTCGAAACCGTGCCGGAATTATTGTTGAATCCGGTGATCCGCGTGAAGTACATCACATCGCAACGCTTGTTGGATACGGTGCCGATGGTATTAACCCATATCTTGCATACCAAACGATTGCTGATGTTGTTGCTGGACCTGACGGTGCCGATGAATCCGATGCAGTTGCTGCATACATCGATGCACTCGAAGATGGGCTACTGAAGACAATGGCAAAGATGGGAATCTCAACAGTCGAGTCCTATCAAGGAGCTCAGATTTTCGAGGCAGTTGGTCTTGACTCAGATTTCGTTGGGGAGTATTTTGAAGGAACAGAAATCAGAACGGAGGGGATTGGTATTGACGTAATTGAAGAAGATGCATTAACCCGACATGCTGTTGCTTACGGGACCGACCCAGAGTTAGAACGGCAGGGTGAATTCGAACACCGATCTGATGGTATCCATCATCAATGGAATCCACAGACAGTCGGAACGCTTCAGCAGGCAGTTCGATCGGGCGATTATGAAAAGTACGGCGAGTTTGCTGAACTGATTAATGATCAGTCTGAGGAACTACAGACTTTGCGCGGGCTGTTATCATTTGATAGCAATCGTGAATCAATTCCCGTTGAGTCTGTCGAACCTGTCGAAGATATCGTGACGCGATTCTCAACAGCAGCGATGTCGCTTGGAAGTCTCTCTCCAGAAGCGCATGAAAATAATTCGATTGCGATGAATCGCCTTGGCGCGAAATCAAACACTGGTGAAGGTGGCGAACCACCAGAGCGGTTCGGAACTGAAAAAGAGTGTGCTGTCAAACAGGTCGCATCAGGACGCTTTGGCGTTACGTCAGAGTACCTCACAAACGCTGAGGAGATTCAAATAAAGATGGCACAAGGATCAAAACCTGGTGAAGGTGGTCATCTCCCTGGTAAGAAGGTTAATGAGATGATTGCTCATGTCCGATTTTCAACACCAGGTGTCGGACTTATTTCGCCACCACCACTGCATGATATTTACTCAATTGAGGACCTCAAGCAACTTATTCATGATCTAAAGGCGGCGAATCCTGACGCGGATATCAATGTCAAACTCGTTTCAGAGGCAGGAATTGGGACAATCGCTGCAGGTGTTGCAAAGGCAAACGCTGATGTTGTGCATATCTCAGGACATGATGGTGGAACTGGCGCATCACCAAAGACATCAATCAAGAATGCAGGTCTACCGTGGGAACTTGGCTTGGCAGAGACAAATCAGATGCTACGGGCAACAGACCTTCGATCGCGTATTCGCGTCACTGTCGATGGTGGGATGAAAACCGGTCGTGATGTTGCTATTGCTGCATTATTAGGTGGTGAGGAGTATGTCTTCGGAACAGCCTCACTCGTTACCTCTGGGTGCGTGATGGCTCGACAATGTCACGAAAATACCTGTCCAGTTGGTGTTGCAACGCAGCGAGAGAAACTTCGGAATCGGTTCCCCGGGCAGCCAGACCACGTCATTAACTATATGACGTTTATTGCACAGGAACTCAGAGAAATAATGGCTGAACTTGGATTCCAGTCATTAGATGAGATGATTGGTCGACCGTCGCTTCTGACGCAGCGTGAGACCGATCATGAAAAGGCTCGTCATCTTGATCTCTCAGACGTAATTGCGGAGCCTGCGGGCGACACAAGACATCAGACTGAGGGACAGACTCATTCTGCTATTGAGACGCAGCTTGATCATGAGCTTATTGAATCAGCTGAGGCTGCGCTTACTGATGGCGAACCGGTTGCCATCACAGAATCAATCTCGAACGTCGACCGGGCGGTTGGCGCGATGTTATCAAATCGAATCTCCAGTGAGCACGGTGGTGCTGGATTGCCAAACGACACGATTCACTGCTCATTTGATGGTGTTGCAGGGCAATCATTCGGCGCATTCCTCGCGAGTGGCGTTACGATGCATCTCACCGGTGCAGCTAATGACTATGTTGGTAAAGGACTCTCTGGGGGGAGGATAATCGTTGAGACTCCAGAAACAGCCAATTATGAAGCGAGCGAAAACGTTCTTATCGGGAATGTTGCATTATACGGTGCAACACAGGGTGAGTTATATGTCAACGGTGTCGCCGGCGAGCGGTTTGCAGTCCGCAACTCTGGAGTCAAAACTGTCGTTGAAGGAGTTGGTGACCACGGCTGTGAGTATATGACCGGTGGTATTGTTGCCGTCCTTGGTGAGACAGGTCGGAACTTCGCCGCAGGTATGTCAGGTGGAATTGCATATGCGTACGACCCAGAGGATACGTTCTCAGAGTCAGCAAACACAGAGATGGTATCACTTGCGTCTCGTCTTGAGGATAGCGATAAGGCAATGTTGCGCCGACTTATTGAAAATCATGAGGAGTATACAAGTAGTGATCAGGCTGAGTGGATGCTTGAACAATGGACAGATGTCGTCAATGACTTCGTCAAGATAATGCCCGACGCATATGCTGAAGTTATTGAGGAGCGAGCACGAGATGACGTTAGAAACGAACTACCACCAGCCGCAGCCGCATCAGCAAGCATCACTGATAATGATGCTATTGCACAAACGAGCGACGACTGA